CGAGCGAAGGGAACAGTGTACTCGTCATGAATGGAAACGGCAGGATTATTTCTAGTAACGACGAGAAATTAATTGGACAGCATGCACCTGACTTGTTGGAAGCTGCCAAAGAAACAGAAGAAAACAGGCTGGAATATCAGAATGTACACGTTTTCGATAAAGATTATATGCTGCTGACGGCTGATCTGCCCGCACTTGATATGTATCTTGTAAACCTTGTGGATAAAGAACTGGTTTTAGAAAACTTGGTGGATACTAAAGAAATTGTCCTGATAAGTATAGGTATTGTAGTGCTCGCGGTTGCAGTTGTACTTATTATATCGAGAAGAATCACAACCCCGCTGCGCCGACTAGTTAAGGAAATTTCTGATATGGCAAAGTACGATTTTAATAAACCTGTCGAAGAGAGTGGCGGCTATGAAGCAAGGAAATTGGCTCATGCCTTTAACTATATGCTCAGTGAATTACAGGATCATGTTGATGATTTACTTAAGGCTCAGCGAAAGCAGAGAAAGTCTGAACTTGAAGCCCTGCAGCACCAGATTAATCCACACTTCCTTTATAACACGTTAACGTCCGTCAAATTCCTCGTCAAAGAGAATAAAAAAGAAGAAGCTTTTGAGACCATTGATGCGCTGATTCCACTATTACAGAATGCACTTGGTAATGTGGACGAGACCATTACCGTTGAACAAGAAGTGGCTAACATAAAAAACTATGTTTTAATTAATCAAACAAGATATGGAGATCGAATTAAAGTAAATACCCTTATCTCTCCGGATTGTTTACACTATCACTTGCCTAAGCTTGTAATCCAGCCATTTATAGAAAATGCGTTTTTCCATGCTTTCACCGATAAGAAGCAAGGGTTTATTCAAATCATGATTGCCCAAAGAGATAATAAGCTTATTTGTGAGGTTATCGACACGGGTGATGGCATGAGGATAGACAAAATGCACAGTCATAGAGGGAAGAGACAGCTTTTCAGCGGCATTGGTGTTAGGAATGTCCATGAGAGAATTCAACTGTTATTTGGTTCTGACTATGGAGTGGAAGTATCGAGCGAATTGAAAAAAGGGACAAAAGTAAAAATTATCTTGCCTCTATTAGACGAAAGTTCTAAAGAAATTACCAAATCTAAAAATAATACAAAAAAAGGCTTTCTTCGCGGGGAAAACTTCTAAAGATATTTAAATAAATATCTAAAGATCGTTCTAACGGTCTTTTTTTTATGGATGGTATGATTTGATCAAGCGGTAATGATAACGCTTACATAAAAGAGGGGGGATTCATGAATGAAGGATTTACAGTTTAAAAAGGGATGGCTTCTCGTGGTGGCCATGATAACAGTCCTGATGCTGGCAGCTTGTTCTTCTGATGATGCAAGCGGGGATTCTGGAGACGGTGAAGAGCCGGATCAAATTACAGCTTGGGCATGGGATCCGTATTTTAACATTGCGGCCCTGAATCTTGCGAAAGAAAATTATGATGGTGACATTAACCTCGAAATTATTGAAAATGCACAGGATGATATTGTTTCAAAATTAAATACTGGGCTTAGCTCCGGAAGTATGAAGGGGATGCCTAATATTGTATTAATTGAAGACCAGAGAGCACAAAGCTTCCTGCAGTCATATCCAGATGCTTTCTATCCAATTAACGACTATATTAATACGGATGATTTCGCTAACTACAAAATTGAACCTACAAGTCTTGATGGAAACCAGTATGGACTGCCATTTGATACAGGCGTAACGGGACTTTTCTACCGTACCGACTATCTTGAAGAAGCTGGGTACACGAAGGAAGACCTTAGCGGTATCACTTGGGAAAAGTATATTGAAATCGGTAAAGATGTAAAAGAGAAAACAGGCAAAGATATGATTTCCCTTGATCCAAATGACTTAGGTATTATTCGTGTCATGATTCAAAGTGCAGGTTCCTGGTACGTTGAAGATGATGGAAGCACGGTAAACCTTGTAGATAACGAACCTTTAAGAAAAGCTTTTGAAAACTATAAAGCTATGATTGAAGCAGATTTTGTAAAAGCTAACTCTGACTGGAGCCAGTTCATTGCTTCTTTCAACAGCGGCGATGTGGCAACTGTTCCAAGCGGTAACTGGATTGGAGCCAGTATTCAGGCGGAAGAATCTCAGGCTGGTAATTGGGAAGTAGCTCCAATTCCACGCCTTGATATGGAAGGTGCCGTTAATGCGTCAAACCAGGGAGGAAGCTCCTTCTATGTGTTAAACATTCCTGGTAAAGAAAAAGCAGCCGAATTTCTTGGTGAAACATTTGGCGCAAGCAACGAATTCTATCAGGAGCTCGTCCAAGAAGTCGGTGCGATCGGTACTTACACACCAGCTTCAGACGGAGAAGCTTATCAGAAAGAAGACGAATTTTTCAGTGGACAAAAGGTTATTTCTGACTACTCTACGTGGATGGAAGAGATCCCTAGCGTAAACTATGGTTTGCATACCTATGCGATTGAAGATATTTTGGCAGCGGAAATGCAAAACTACTTAAAAGGGAAAAGCTTAGATGATGCATTAGCAGATGCCCAGGCACAAGCTGAATCGCAATTGAAGTAATTTTTCGAGAAGGATAATGCCTTCCCATCTCTAATAAGAGATTCACGGCTAAATAGGTTTTTAAAAAGGGATTCTGCGAAAGCTGCTCGTACTTTCAAAGAATCCTTTTTCTTTAAAGCCGGGATTGTCTTATGTGTAAGGAGGAGAAAGATGAATAAGTTGACCGAAAGAGCAAGTATGTCTTATACCATGAACAAAAAATCAGCCAAAAGCCGGCTGAAAAAGAATTATATCGGATGGATATTTATTCTTATCGCTGCACTTGGGATCTGTTTATTTTATTTCTATCCGATGATCAGAGCACTGCTCCTTTCCTTTCAGTCAGGGATGGGAGCCAACTTGGAGTATGTAGGGTTAGATAACTATATCAGGCTATTTAATGATCCGACCTTCATTGCTGCCCTGACGAACACCTTTATTTACCTGCTCGTTCAAGTTCCCATTATGATTGTTCTTGCATTATTCTTTTCTGTTTTATTGAACGATGCCACGCTGAAATTCAAAGGGTTCTTCCGGATAGCTATCTTTTTACCATGTGTAACCTCCCTTGTAGCATATGCCGTTATCTTTAAATATCTGTTTGGGGTAGATGGCTTAATCAATCAGTTTCTTCTTGATATGTCATTGATTTCTCAACCGCTTAATTGGCTGTCCGATCCAATTCTTGCAAAAATCACAATCATTGCAGCGATCACCTGGAGATGGACAGGGTACAATATGATCTTCTACTTATCGGCATTACAGAATGTAGACAAGTCCATGTATGAAGCTGCGAAAATGGACGGAGCTTCAAGCTCTCAGCAATTTTTCTATATTACCGTCCCAATGCTAAAACCCATTATCTTATTTACTTCGATAATCTCTACGATCGGAACGCTGCAAATTTTTGATGAAATCATGAACATAACAAACGGTGGGCCAGGGAATGCCACGCTTTCCATTTCCATGTACATTTACAACCTTTCCTTTGAGTACAGCCCTGACTTTGGATATGCAGCAACAGTATCCTACGTGATTGTAATTCTGATCGTTATCTTATCCTTGATCCAATTTAAAGTGGCAGGTGATGACAAGTGAGAAAATTAAAACGAATAGCTACATACACCTTTTTAAGCGTTGCGGCTCTTGTGTCCATTTTTCCGTTCTTATGGATGCTCGTCAGTATGACAAATAAGTCCGTTGATGTGACTCAGGGGCGGTTACTGCCCGGCACTCACTTATTCGAGAACTTTAAAGTCTTATTTGGATCCGTCGATATTGTGACGGCACTCGTGAATTCAACCATTATCGCCGTCATTACGACTTTTCTAACTTTATTAATCGGATCTCTTGCCGGATATGGTTTTGAAATTTACCGCACTCCTGGAAAAGATAGGATTTTCAACATACTGCTGTTATCTATGATGATTCCATTTGCAGCAATTATGATTCCGTTGTATCGATTGTTTGGAGGTGTTTCATCGACTATCCCGTTCCTTGGGATTGATACATTAGCTGCAGCGATCCTGCCGACAGTCATCACTGCGTTCTTCATCTTTTTCTTCCGTCAGAATACGAAGATGTTCGCAAAAGAGCTGGTGGAAGCGGGAAGAATTGATGGCTTAAGTGAATTAGGAATCTTTTTCCGTATTTATTTGCCAACGATGAAAACAACTTATGCCGCAGCTGCGATAATTGCGTTTATGAATAGCTGGAATAACTATTTATGGCCATTGGTTGTTCTTCAATCACCAGAGAACCAAACGATTCCGCTGCTTATTTCAAACCTGGGGGCGGGCTATTCACCGGACTATGGAGTCATAATGACCGCGATTGTGATCGCCACTCTGCCTACGGCTATCGTTTTCTTCGTGATGCAGAAGCATTTTGTAGCCGGCATGATGGGATCAGTCAAAGGATAAAAAGGAGGCAGGAGCATTGTCACAGAACAGAAACGATTGGGAAAACATACAAGTACTTCACAGAAACCGAAAAAAAGAACGCGCTCATTTCATTCCATTTGCAGATCAATCGGGTGCCTTAACATTCGATCGGAAAAATTCATCATCTTTTAAACTGCTAAATGGAAAGTGGAAGTTTCACTATGCGGAAAGTCCAAGTCTTGCACCGGAAGCCTTTTATGAGAAAGGTTTTGACACAACCGACTGGGATGATTTATATGTTCCATCCTCCTGGCAGATGCACGGATATGGCAAGCCCGCTTATACGAACGTCGTCTATCCATTTCCGGTAGACCCGCCATATGTGCCAAGCGAAAATCCAACCGGCTCTTACGTGAGGGATTTTTGGATTTCACAAGACTGGGTGGATCAGCAGGTGATGGTGAGGTTTGAAGGTGTAGACAGCGCGTTTTACTTATGGGTAAACGGCCAGGAAGTCGGCTACAGCCAGGGAAGCCGTGTTCCAGCAGAATTTGATCTCACCTCTTACCTGAAGGAAGGGAAGAATCAGTTAGCTGTCCAGGTGTATCAATGGTCAGATGGATCCTATATTGAAGATCAGGATATGTGGTGGCTGAGCGGTATTTTCCGAGATGTTTATTTACTGGCTGTTCCTAAGGTGCATCTCGAGGACTTTTTTGTAAAAACAAGTTTTGATGAGAATTACGAGTATGCAACGCTCCATGTAGAAACCATTATAGAAAACAGCAGCCATCAGGCTGTTTCTGATTATAAACTGCAGTATCACTTGCTCGATGCAGACGATCAGCAGGTAATGAATGAAGAGGAAAGCCCGGCTGTTTCGATTGAAGCGAACAGCACAGAAACCGTAATCCAGACTTTTTCTATTAAAAATCCAAGTAATTGGTCGGCTGAAAATCCTTATTTGTATAAGCTGCTAATTTCCTTACAGGAAGCAGGGAATGTTGCAGAAGTTATTCCTACGCAGGTCGGCTTTCGATCAATAGAGTTGAAGGATGGACTGTTTTTTGTAAACGGGGCAGCCATTAAGCTCAAAGGCGTCAACCGCCACGATCATCATCCTGATTTAGGACGTGCTGTGCCATTGGAATGGATGGAGGCCGACGTCAAGCTGATGAAACAGCACAACATCAATGCAGTAAGGACGGCCCACTATCCAAATGACCCGCGTTTTTATGACTTATGTGACCGCTATGGCTTATATGTAATAGACGAGGCAGATCTGGAAACTCATGGATTTGAAGTAATCGGCAACTGGGATCAGCTGAGTGATGATCCAGAGTGGGAAGAAGCGTACATGGACAGGATGAAGCGGATGGTATGCCGCGACAAAAATCATCCTTCCATTATCATGTGGTCCCTCGGAAATGAATCGGGCTTTGGCCAAAACCATACCGCGATGGCTGACTGGGCGAAAAAATATGATGATACGAGGCTCATTCACTATGAAGGAGAATGCCGCGCGATCACAAGATCTGAAAGCAATTATGATCCAAAACGAGATCCAGAAAGCTCTGATGTATTTACGACAATGTATACTGCAGTAGAAGTTATGGATGCATTAGGTCAGCGTAACGATTTAATAAAGCCTCACATTTTGTGTGAATACGCTCACGCCATGGGGAATGGACCTGGCGGTTTGAAGGAATACTGGGATACCTTCTATAAATACGACCGTTTGCAAGGCGGCTTTGTGTGGGAATGGCTTGATCATGGAATTCGCCAGATGACTGAAGACGCAGAAGAGTATTTTGCTTACGGCGGAGATTTCGGAGAAGAACCAAACGATTCCAACTTCGTCATTGACGGTCTCGTTATGGCCGATCGTACACCTTCTCCGGCGCTTATTGAATACAAAAAAGTTATCGAACCTGTCTTGGTAGAATCCGTAGATTTGGAAAAAGGAAAAGTCAAAGTAACCAACCGCTATGACTTTCTTTCACTGGATCATCTACACGCCGCTTGGACGATTATGTCAGGAGAAGAAGTTATCGCAAGTGGAACTTTTTCAGTCAGCGATATAAAAGCTCGTACAAGTCAGGAAGTGGTTTTGCCGTATGAATTGCTTCCTAAATCTGAAAACGACTGCTTGTTAAACCTTGAATTCACACTGGCAAATCATACGGGATGGGCCCAAACGGGACATACTGTCGCATGGGCTCAATTCGAACTGCCCGTTCCAAAGAAAGAAAGAGAGAAGGTTGCTCGCCAGGGACAGCCTCTTGAAGTCAAAGATTCCAAACAGAAGCTTGAGGTGATTGGAGAAGATTTTGAAGTTCAAATGGATAAAGTGTCTGGAAGGCTCTCCGGCTATAAGTATCAAGGAATTGATCTAATTAAAACAGGGCCGGCGCTCAATTTATGGCGTGCGCCGATCGATAATGATCTGTGGGCCCAAGCTCACTGGAAGGATATTTCCTCCAGTAAAGGGTGGAAAAAATATGGACTCCATTTGCTGCAGGAACGTATAAATTCCGTACATTATCAAAAGCATGGATCACAAGAAGTGGAAATCATAGTAGATGCACGTGTAGCCCCGCCCGTCTTAAATTGGGGAATTACGGCTACTTATACTTATACGATCGATTTCAGTGGAAAGCTCGAGATTGACGTGAAAGGTGAACCTTATGGCCGACTTCCTCAGACTTTTCCTAGAATCGGTTTGAGAATGGAAGTTCCCGCTGATTTTGATCGTGTAAAGTGGTACGGACTGGGACCGGGAGAAGCGTACGTCGATAGCAAACAGGCAAATAGGGTAGGAGTCTGGACGAAAAAAGCAGAGGATTTCTATACCCCATATGTTTATCCGCAGGAAAACGGCAGCAGGCATGAAGTACAGTGGGCTCAAGTTACCAACGAATCAGGAATCGGCCTTAAATTTAATGGTGAGCCTGTCTTTGATTTTAACGCCCAGTATTACACACCTGAAAATCTGGAAAAAGCACAGCACACATATGACTTAGTGAAGCAAGATTTCATTACGCTCCTCATCGATCACAAACAGCATGGCCTTGGTTTTTCAAGCTGCGGACCGGATGTTTTGGAAAAGTACCGTCTGAAAAGCGGTATCTTCCAGTTTGGGCTGGATATTGAACCTAACTTTTATTAAGCCATGCCCGCAATCTGGGAGAAGTAAAGACATGCCTGCAAAACTACCTGTTCCCTTGTCCTCTATAGGGGACGGGTAGTTTTATTTAGATTGTTTAATAGGGAGGTGACCGTGCATTCAAGGCAATATCATAATTTAAGAGAGGAGATCGTGTATGAAATCAGGAAAATTACTTAGCTTGTTTTTAATCGTTCTAATGCTTTTTTCAATAGTTCCTCCTGTATCAGCTGAAAAATCTTCAGTTGAAATCAAGGGTGGAGACTTATCGATGGTTCCTGGGGATTTCACTGTATTGCAATTCTCAGCTAATGGAACTTCGATTGAAGATTACTCCTGGGAAGTAAGCAATGATCATGTTGTCGATGTAGATTCGCATACTGGAAGAATCGATGCCGTAGGAACAGGACAGGCTGCTCTTACATTAAATGCAACGGATGATAATGGAAAAGATTATCAGGTCACTAGGAAAGTAACAGTTTCTGGAGGGCCCGCACCAATAGTAGAACCCGTACATGAACTTCAAAACAACAATAGACCTGACTTTATGATGGGTGCAGATGTTTCTTCATTGCACCAGATTATGGAAGAGGGTAAGAAGTTTTATAATTTAGATGGTCAAGAATCACACCTATTTGATGTGTTAGAGGAAAATGGTGTGAACTGGGTTCGATTGAGAGTATGGAACGATCCATATGATAAATTCGGCAACCCTTATGGCGGTGGAAACAGTAATCTGGATTCCACCATTGCTCTTGCCAAGCAGGCCAAGGAAAGAGGCATGAACCTGTTTGTCACCTTCCATTACAGCGATTTTTGGGCACATCCCGGCCAGCAGATTAAACCAAAAGAATGGTCGGATTTAGAAGGCGAGGAACTAGTGGATGCAGTGGGAGACTTTACGACAGAGTCTTTAGAGAAAATGAAGGCTGAAAGCGTGTATCCGAACATGGTTGGTATCGGCAACGAGACAAATAGCGATATTTTAGATCAGAAGTTCAACCTTACCTCTGAAGGATACATGAATCCTGTGGCCGTAGACATTTTTAAAGCCGGTGCCGCAGCTGTACGCAGCACAGATCCTCATGCAGATGATCCAGAGAACAAAGCAATGGTTTCTTTCCATCTTGCTAACGGCAACAATACATGGCTCTATAACAGTTTTGCTTCAGCTATGGAAAAAAATGATGTCGACTATGATGCCATTGGTGCATCTTACTATCTATCATGGCATGGAACATACGATGAAGTGTTAAATAATCTCAATAACATCACCGAGAAATACGGGAAGTATGCATTCATCGCTGAAACAGCCTACCCTTGGACGATCCAGGAAGATGCCGGTGACGACACACCACAAAATTTTAAGCATGGCGATGTCAGTACTGTTGGATTGGCAGCTTCTATTCAAGGACAAGCTACGGCTCTTCGCGAGGTTATTAATGTGGCAGCAAATATTAAGAATGAAAAAGGCCTGGGGGCTTTTTATTGGGAACCAGCCTGGCTGCCGGGTAACACAACAGGATGGGCGACTCCATATGGAACAGGATGGGAAGTAGCCGGCTTATTTGATATCAATGGCTATGCGCTTCCTTCGCTTCAAACTTTTAATCTGGTAAGAGGCGGCCAGATGGTACCTGATGATGCGGAAGAGTATGCGTACGGCTGGGAAACCCAAGTCGTTTTAAATAAGGGTAACAGCCTTCAGATGCCGGAAGAGATTATAGCTGTCAAAAACAACGGAATGATGGGAGATAGCAAGCGTTCGATCACGAAACAGCCGGTGGAATGGAACGAGGAAAACGTGGCGGAAGTTAATGTAAATGTTCCTGGAGAATACATCGTGTTTGGAAGTGTTGCCGGTAAAGAAAATAATGCCTTTGCTCATGTCATTGTAAGAGAAAATGCGTCATCGGCTGCCAAAGCGCCAACGTTCAGCCTGCCTGATGGCCGTGAGGTAAACGTTGCAGATGGTGATGGATACTCTTATTCGACGAGGCATGTTGTAAAGGGTGGGAGCTATATTGAGCTTGATACAGAGACTCCGAATGCAGGGATTTACTTTACGATCGATGGCGCCAATCCGATCAGCGGCAGCGGATCAACGAAAGAACTAGCAGGAGCTCCGTATATTAAAGACTATGATTCGATCCGTGTATATGCCGGTCCGATCCAAATTTCTCAAAACGTTAATATTCAGGCCGCGTCGAAACGATCGGGCTACAATTACGTGTCTGGCCAGTGGGGCTCAGAACGAACGATCTTGGATTACAGTCCAATCGTAAGTTCAAGCTATAAGGCCGTTTACGATTATAGTGATGAGCTGCTCGCTAATGGCGGATTTGAAACCGGCAACTTGCGTGGATGGAAACTGAAGAGCAAAGCAGCGGAAGCTGAAGTCATTACACCTGATGATTTTGTAACAGAAGCTTATGCCGGCGATCACTCGCTTAAGTTTTCCCTTGAGCCGGGAGAAAAGTTGAATTTAAGACAAAAGGTTAAGAAACTCCCTGATGGTCAATACAAGCTTTCTCTTTATGCCAGAGGAGAAAACCAAACCACTGATGAGACAGACATGCAGCTTTCTGCAATTACCCAAGGAAAGGAGCTCAGCACTAAGGTAGAAACGATGGACGTTCCTGGAGGTAAAATGATTTGGAGAAAGTATTC
This window of the Halobacillus sp. Marseille-Q1614 genome carries:
- a CDS encoding sensor histidine kinase produces the protein MKKILRAIQINSLFIKMFLVMVISIITVTVLVTFSTIRMSNNLFIETFSITNTKVLNQIRQQFESYSYSVVFTTINVQNNGTIKRLLTKENVSSLETSNTFYTIEEQMERIFSSNPNDANMIILGKNRRLFNMKYINWSVSADTLIDHQITQTTEANPNEIMYQFVSDGEFTDGRPMIVATKALTERSTENVYGYLYIPIRERDLREFYDGYTSEGNSVLVMNGNGRIISSNDEKLIGQHAPDLLEAAKETEENRLEYQNVHVFDKDYMLLTADLPALDMYLVNLVDKELVLENLVDTKEIVLISIGIVVLAVAVVLIISRRITTPLRRLVKEISDMAKYDFNKPVEESGGYEARKLAHAFNYMLSELQDHVDDLLKAQRKQRKSELEALQHQINPHFLYNTLTSVKFLVKENKKEEAFETIDALIPLLQNALGNVDETITVEQEVANIKNYVLINQTRYGDRIKVNTLISPDCLHYHLPKLVIQPFIENAFFHAFTDKKQGFIQIMIAQRDNKLICEVIDTGDGMRIDKMHSHRGKRQLFSGIGVRNVHERIQLLFGSDYGVEVSSELKKGTKVKIILPLLDESSKEITKSKNNTKKGFLRGENF
- the ebgA gene encoding beta-galactosidase subunit alpha; protein product: MSQNRNDWENIQVLHRNRKKERAHFIPFADQSGALTFDRKNSSSFKLLNGKWKFHYAESPSLAPEAFYEKGFDTTDWDDLYVPSSWQMHGYGKPAYTNVVYPFPVDPPYVPSENPTGSYVRDFWISQDWVDQQVMVRFEGVDSAFYLWVNGQEVGYSQGSRVPAEFDLTSYLKEGKNQLAVQVYQWSDGSYIEDQDMWWLSGIFRDVYLLAVPKVHLEDFFVKTSFDENYEYATLHVETIIENSSHQAVSDYKLQYHLLDADDQQVMNEEESPAVSIEANSTETVIQTFSIKNPSNWSAENPYLYKLLISLQEAGNVAEVIPTQVGFRSIELKDGLFFVNGAAIKLKGVNRHDHHPDLGRAVPLEWMEADVKLMKQHNINAVRTAHYPNDPRFYDLCDRYGLYVIDEADLETHGFEVIGNWDQLSDDPEWEEAYMDRMKRMVCRDKNHPSIIMWSLGNESGFGQNHTAMADWAKKYDDTRLIHYEGECRAITRSESNYDPKRDPESSDVFTTMYTAVEVMDALGQRNDLIKPHILCEYAHAMGNGPGGLKEYWDTFYKYDRLQGGFVWEWLDHGIRQMTEDAEEYFAYGGDFGEEPNDSNFVIDGLVMADRTPSPALIEYKKVIEPVLVESVDLEKGKVKVTNRYDFLSLDHLHAAWTIMSGEEVIASGTFSVSDIKARTSQEVVLPYELLPKSENDCLLNLEFTLANHTGWAQTGHTVAWAQFELPVPKKEREKVARQGQPLEVKDSKQKLEVIGEDFEVQMDKVSGRLSGYKYQGIDLIKTGPALNLWRAPIDNDLWAQAHWKDISSSKGWKKYGLHLLQERINSVHYQKHGSQEVEIIVDARVAPPVLNWGITATYTYTIDFSGKLEIDVKGEPYGRLPQTFPRIGLRMEVPADFDRVKWYGLGPGEAYVDSKQANRVGVWTKKAEDFYTPYVYPQENGSRHEVQWAQVTNESGIGLKFNGEPVFDFNAQYYTPENLEKAQHTYDLVKQDFITLLIDHKQHGLGFSSCGPDVLEKYRLKSGIFQFGLDIEPNFY
- a CDS encoding ABC transporter substrate-binding protein, producing MKDLQFKKGWLLVVAMITVLMLAACSSDDASGDSGDGEEPDQITAWAWDPYFNIAALNLAKENYDGDINLEIIENAQDDIVSKLNTGLSSGSMKGMPNIVLIEDQRAQSFLQSYPDAFYPINDYINTDDFANYKIEPTSLDGNQYGLPFDTGVTGLFYRTDYLEEAGYTKEDLSGITWEKYIEIGKDVKEKTGKDMISLDPNDLGIIRVMIQSAGSWYVEDDGSTVNLVDNEPLRKAFENYKAMIEADFVKANSDWSQFIASFNSGDVATVPSGNWIGASIQAEESQAGNWEVAPIPRLDMEGAVNASNQGGSSFYVLNIPGKEKAAEFLGETFGASNEFYQELVQEVGAIGTYTPASDGEAYQKEDEFFSGQKVISDYSTWMEEIPSVNYGLHTYAIEDILAAEMQNYLKGKSLDDALADAQAQAESQLK
- a CDS encoding glycosyl hydrolase 53 family protein; the encoded protein is MKSGKLLSLFLIVLMLFSIVPPVSAEKSSVEIKGGDLSMVPGDFTVLQFSANGTSIEDYSWEVSNDHVVDVDSHTGRIDAVGTGQAALTLNATDDNGKDYQVTRKVTVSGGPAPIVEPVHELQNNNRPDFMMGADVSSLHQIMEEGKKFYNLDGQESHLFDVLEENGVNWVRLRVWNDPYDKFGNPYGGGNSNLDSTIALAKQAKERGMNLFVTFHYSDFWAHPGQQIKPKEWSDLEGEELVDAVGDFTTESLEKMKAESVYPNMVGIGNETNSDILDQKFNLTSEGYMNPVAVDIFKAGAAAVRSTDPHADDPENKAMVSFHLANGNNTWLYNSFASAMEKNDVDYDAIGASYYLSWHGTYDEVLNNLNNITEKYGKYAFIAETAYPWTIQEDAGDDTPQNFKHGDVSTVGLAASIQGQATALREVINVAANIKNEKGLGAFYWEPAWLPGNTTGWATPYGTGWEVAGLFDINGYALPSLQTFNLVRGGQMVPDDAEEYAYGWETQVVLNKGNSLQMPEEIIAVKNNGMMGDSKRSITKQPVEWNEENVAEVNVNVPGEYIVFGSVAGKENNAFAHVIVRENASSAAKAPTFSLPDGREVNVADGDGYSYSTRHVVKGGSYIELDTETPNAGIYFTIDGANPISGSGSTKELAGAPYIKDYDSIRVYAGPIQISQNVNIQAASKRSGYNYVSGQWGSERTILDYSPIVSSSYKAVYDYSDELLANGGFETGNLRGWKLKSKAAEAEVITPDDFVTEAYAGDHSLKFSLEPGEKLNLRQKVKKLPDGQYKLSLYARGENQTTDETDMQLSAITQGKELSTKVETMDVPGGKMIWRKYSIENIEVRNGNLEINFDAETSGSYSGYLDHFVLEKQ
- a CDS encoding carbohydrate ABC transporter permease is translated as MNKKSAKSRLKKNYIGWIFILIAALGICLFYFYPMIRALLLSFQSGMGANLEYVGLDNYIRLFNDPTFIAALTNTFIYLLVQVPIMIVLALFFSVLLNDATLKFKGFFRIAIFLPCVTSLVAYAVIFKYLFGVDGLINQFLLDMSLISQPLNWLSDPILAKITIIAAITWRWTGYNMIFYLSALQNVDKSMYEAAKMDGASSSQQFFYITVPMLKPIILFTSIISTIGTLQIFDEIMNITNGGPGNATLSISMYIYNLSFEYSPDFGYAATVSYVIVILIVILSLIQFKVAGDDK
- a CDS encoding carbohydrate ABC transporter permease, which encodes MRKLKRIATYTFLSVAALVSIFPFLWMLVSMTNKSVDVTQGRLLPGTHLFENFKVLFGSVDIVTALVNSTIIAVITTFLTLLIGSLAGYGFEIYRTPGKDRIFNILLLSMMIPFAAIMIPLYRLFGGVSSTIPFLGIDTLAAAILPTVITAFFIFFFRQNTKMFAKELVEAGRIDGLSELGIFFRIYLPTMKTTYAAAAIIAFMNSWNNYLWPLVVLQSPENQTIPLLISNLGAGYSPDYGVIMTAIVIATLPTAIVFFVMQKHFVAGMMGSVKG